The proteins below come from a single Candidozyma auris chromosome 3, complete sequence genomic window:
- the SCH9 gene encoding serine/threonine protein kinase SCH9 produces MTDFAKSILGLGFKKDVTPSDDVSSRGSPSPAPSHSQSHEGHKKFLPKNLASHPTTAVSSSSMAYGTTTSTPADSSGQLSQAQSRGQSSFASDTHPSVSGDASSTAHRITASAAINYGIKDHGASDNPHVAANPRASDSAMEESSPSPPDASQPVIITTDEKGQHSQAKTSSQPKGKLKVTIIAARDLLISEYSQPYVVSTYECSEFVNNSTPSRSPMLLAQNHNQSRLSPGMPMKQPRDKRPALYQRQSSTQQFKLSSGQANQVWNHEAVFDVVGSNSELDISVYDAAKDDAFLGQVRIVPNTDSSSANKTMEARWEPLRARVVGERVTGQLQIKWQYTRLDSKKSYGPDDFEVLRLLGKGTFGQVYQVKNKDNGRIYAMKILSKKLIVKKKEIAHTIGERNILVRTSAAASPFIVGLKFSFQTPTDLYLVTDYMSGGELFWHLQKEGRFNEDRAKFYIAELVLALEHLHDNDIVYRDLKPENILLDAKGHIALCDFGLSKANLNNDGTTNTFCGTTEYLAPEVLLDESGYTKMVDFWSLGVLIFEMCCGWSPFYADNTQQMYKNIAFGKVRFPKEVLSPEGRSFVKGLLNRNPRHRLGALKDARELKEHPFFQDVDWNLLKAKDIPPPFKPHLSSETDTSNFDPEFTNESTSVLKKHMEMASTPLSPGIQANFKGFTYVDDSAMDDHFSKSHRYQAFKNSGSFIPGNTNLPPDDEVIDDQIDEEDEMEIDNDANMESEEFVHGRFDL; encoded by the coding sequence ACCACATCTACTCCTGCTGACTCCCTGGGCCAGCTTTCTCAGGCCCAGTCTCGCGGCCAGTCGTCTTTTGCTAGCGACACCCACCCCTCTGTTTCAGGTGATGCTCTGTCGACTGCTCATAGAATTACCGCCTCTGCTGCCATAAACTATGGAATTAAAGACCATGGGGCTTCAGACAATCCCCACGTGGCTGCTAATCCTAGAGCCAGCGACCTGGCCATGGAGGAGTCCTCTCCGTCACCTCCAGACGCTTCCCAGCCCGTTATCATCACCACAGACGAGAAGGGTCAGCATTCGCAGGCCAAGACCTCTCTGCAGCCCAAAGGTAAATTGAAAGTGACAATTATAGCCGCCAGGGATTTGTTGATCTCTGAGTATTCCCAACCCTACGTGGTGCTGACGTACGAGTGCTCTGAGTTTGTCAACAACTCTACCCCTTCCAGGTCCCCCATGCTTCTTGCCCAGAACCATAACCAGCTGCGCTTGTCTCCAGGCATGCCCATGAAACAGCCGAGAGACAAGCGTCCAGCGTTGTACCAACGCCAGTCTTCAACACAGCAGTTCAAGCTTTCTCTGGGCCAAGCAAATCAGGTCTGGAACCATGAGGCTGTATTTGATGTGGTGGGCTCGAACTCTGAGTTGGATATTTCGGTTTATGACGCTGCCAAAGACGACGCCTTCTTGGGCCAGGTGCGTATTGTGCCAAATACTGACTCTCTGAGCGCCAATAAGACTATGGAAGCCAGGTGGGAGCCATTACGTGCTCGTGTTGTAGGTGAGAGAGTCACGGGGCAGTTGCAAATCAAGTGGCAGTACACTCGTCTCGACTCGAAGAAGCTGTACGGTCCTGACGATTTTGAGGTGCTTAGGCTTTTGGGCAAGGGTACCTTTGGTCAGGTTTACCAAGTCAAGAATAAAGACAACGGCAGGATTTACGCAATGAAAATTTTGTCCAAAAAGTTGatcgtgaagaagaaggaaattgCTCATACAATCGGGGAAAGAAATATTCTTGTGCGTacttcagcagcagcttcGCCGTTCATCGTTGGTCTTAAATTTTCCTTCCAAACTCCAACGGACTTGTACTTGGTTACGGACTACATGTCTGGCGGTGAATTGTTTTggcatcttcaaaaagaggGTCGCTTTAATGAAGATAGAGCTAAATTTTATATTGCTGAGTTGGTGCTCGCATTGGAACACTTGCACGATAACGACATTGTCTACCGAGACTTGAAACCAGAAAACATCCTTTTGGATGCAAAAGGACATATTGCCTTGTGCGACTTTGGCTTGTCAAAAGCAAACTTAAACAATGATGGCACCACTAATACTTTTTGCGGTACCACAGAATACTTGGCACCTGAGGTTCTTTTAGATGAAAGTGGGTACACGAAAATGGTTGACTTTTGGTCGTTGGGTGTGTTGATCTTTGAGATGTGTTGTGGGTGGTCTCCATTTTATGCCGACAACACACAGCAGATGTACAAAAATATTGCATTTGGCAAAGTTCGATTCCCCAAGGAGGTCTTGTCGCCGGAGGGCAGATCTTTTGTCAAGGGTTTGTTGAACAGAAACCCACGTCACAGGTTAGGAGCTTTGAAGGACGCTAGAGAACTTAAAGAGCACCCTTTCTTCCAGGACGTTGATTGgaacttgttgaaagcCAAGGATATTCCTCCGCCATTCAAACcacatctttcttctgaaaCAGATACGTCCAATTTTGATCCCGAGTTCACCAACGAGTCGACCTCAgttctcaagaagcacaTGGAAATGGCATCTACGCCATTGTCCCCAGGCATTCAGGCAAATTTCAAGGGGTTCACCTACGTGGATGACTCAGCGATGGATGACCATTTCAGCAAATCGCATAGATATCAAGCATTCAAGAACTCGGGCTCCTTCATTCCTGGGAATACCAACCTTCCACCGGATGATGAGGTCATTGATGACCAAATCgacgaggaggacgagATGGAGATTGACAATGATGCCAACATGGAAAGCGAAGAGTTTGTGCACGGGCGCTTTGACTTATAA